The sequence TTAGAATATCCGATCTTTTCCGAAGTCTCGAAGAAACAAGGTATATACTATACACGTCATCTCGACAGTATAAACTACTTAATTaaatacgtaaaaataaaaaaacgtgaaaaagaaatagGATTAGTTGACGATTTACATTTCCTGTTAGAATATCCATAGCTTCTTTACAAGACTTTCAAATCCTCGAGGCATCATTTTCCAAATTTCATTAAACCACACAATTATTTTAGCAAATCCGCATATCTTATTAAATAGACTTCAATATGTTTCATTAACACATTTATTTTCTCATCAACAGGatataaaaacgaaaaattaataaaaggaGCATGTTAAAGTAGgcaataaatctttatttttttatccttaaatttcttttctcttcctaTAAAGaatcaaagataaaaaagaagcaaACATTATATACCCACATAAcattttgcaagtattttgCTAAGAATTTgctcagaaatgttgcaaacaAAATGGCAACAAGGTGAGTCctcatttgtttcaatattggtaGCAAAGAAACACGAAACAGCAACTTTACAGCACCTTTGGGGCAACAGTTgcggtgaaaaatatataattatgacatTATGTCAACAAAAGTATGGCAAAAGTTAATTTCTGTCATTATTATAGCAACATGATGGCAATAATTGCCAGCAAATAGATTGCACTACTCTGCTTtagcaaaaaatgttatctgggtaaatatcaagaaatattCCATGCAATTCCGATCAACAGACACAAATGATctttgatatatatgtatgacaCAATCGAAAAGTTGATCGACAAGCTGGATGAAACCAGTTTGTCACAGTTTCCGTTACTTACCTGACGCTGGGTAAGAATGTTGGGGAGTTGCCTTGACAATCTAAGACCTTGCACCTCATCGACACATAGATCTGGATAATCGCCGCGCAAACACTTGGGTGATCCCGTGATTGAAGCTCTGCACCGATTTAATGCTCGCTATTTCCTCGCTGATGGAACAGATCGAATTGGATCGACCGAGTTTCGCAGAATCTTGAAATTCGAAGGAACGACCGCAACACGAAACCTCCAGGAAGACTGCGGGTTCTCGCCGCTCCTGCCGCTCTTACATAGTCCCTGGCAAACCCCTTCCTCGCTCATTGACCACCATCGAGTGGGGACACCGCGGCTGCTGGATGGACATAACGATGGACATTGCGCTCACGTTCATCAGTTGATCTTCTTTCCGGTTGCACCAAGCACTGTGCAATTCACATTGAAGACGAAAAACAGGAGGTGCAAGAAACAAGGCGTAAATTTGgaaagttttacaaaaagatgtaaattaatattgctgTCCGATTTTTGCTTCATTGCGTATTGAAGAtacatattgaaaaataaaaagtatgattTTCAAGAACAATATGTACTTTGTTGCATCAATTTACTGGCGGACAATGTTCGCCGGGACTAGTCTTTCAGAATTGTAGAACATGCAACGTAACATCCATCACaagaataatgatataatcttatttacattatcgaaacgtttaatacaacattaataatttatagaatcattaatataggattaatcattaataacaTTGTATGATACTACAACAATCGAATTGGGTTGAATAGTGAGACAATAGAAGCTGTAAATGACTATTTTAAGCACCTCGAAAAAATCCACTTCTGCGACGGAATCAGGAACCTGGAGAAATGTGGGGGAAGTGCATTGAGCTTCGAGGGAATTCTGTTGAAAAATAAGATACGTTGTGAAACTAAAACTGTGGTCTTTAATATCAAACCACGTTACTCTTCAAACTACCCTCATAATAATCTTagttattcttttttcccttCTTCTCGTATAAGGTcctgcaaaagtaattgcatAAGTGAAagtaatctatatattttatcctcCCAATATCCTCCCAAAATGCATCAAACTGTAAAAAACATTGATTTTTTATACGTTTGTATTCTGTATCTTTGACACTATACGTAACACGCATGTATAAATGCTTCCAAGCAAGCGGATGTTTTCTAACGGAAGAGGAAACCGAGCGGCAGTGGAAACTGGCAAAAACCGGACATCGTGAAACTTTTCAGTGGTTACACGTGCAACCACCGCGCAatacactttttatttttacgatgaaGCAGTCGTATTAACGCCGTGCCCACTgcggaataaattatatattcgcAGGGGAAAATACGAATCGACGTGTGTAGCTTGCAACTTAAGGTAAACTAGAATCTGATGCAACATCAATTCTTCGTGTCGTCAGGATATACATCGCATCGTAAAATTCCGTCCCATTGCCGTTCTACGTGTTGGACGTTGGAGGATCCAGCGGAAGAATACCATGCACCCACTAAATTTGAACGAGAGCGCGGTCGGTCGAAAAAATTTCtggaaaacaataaaaaattgttggatGATACGTCGAAGCTGGAAACCGCTTTTACGGTTTTCcccaaaatttaaatttttccgtTCTCTTTCAATCGCAGCTCATTTAAACTCAATTGGAAtcgataattgaaaattttcttaCCTGTAgtacaatgtaataatttccttaataaACTATCGATTAGTCTGTTGACAAAATAACTTGATTATTAGTTGCATTAAAATGGAATAGAATAGAGCATAACGTCGCGGAGAGAAGAGATAAGTGTGAGTGGATTAAATTCATGATAaccatttttattcaataatattgataaatatttatcatgttacaagatatattacaaatagaGATCATATTAGAGCAGTAACCTTATTCACCAATACATTACtcataacataaaatatgtacaagaAGAATCTAATACGTATCTAACTAGCCGAAACGCTACGACTCTTTGCAGGAGTTAAATTGATTAGGCTATTCGAATTTTCTGCTAATTCAGTGATGCTAACTCTACCACGTTGTCGCACAAATTTCGCAACAGCGTGGAGCTCGTCCTtcgagatataaataaatttccctCTGTCGTCGATCACCCCCGTCAAATTACCATTAGCTTGAAGCTCCTGAATCCGTTCTACTACACTGGCTGTTTTCAGCCCGAAATGTGCAGCTAGGTCCTCCAGAACCAGCACTTTATTCTGCTTTATGTACTTGAGGAACTCTTGCAACAGGTCTTCCTCGTATTCCTTGTTTTCCTCATCGTAACCTTCCTCCTCGATGCTGAAAGCCTCTTTCATCTTCAAATATTCTTCGTGCTCCCTCTGCTCCTTTTCCTCCCTGGCTCTCTTCTCGGCTTCTTCCGCTCGCAGCTCCTCTGCCCGTTCTTTCTCAGCCTGCTTGTCCCTCTCCTCCTGCAAAAGCTGCTCCCGTTTCTTGCGCTCTTCCCTGTCTCGTTCGGCTGCCTCTCTCTGTAACTTCTTCTCCGCTTTGGCTGCCAGCTTCGCCCGCTTCTTCGCTCCCATCTTGTGGTCTGGGATTTCTGTCTTGTCAGCCGCATCGTCGTCACCTCCGTCGACTTCCCTGTTGTTGTCTTCCTCACGCGGCTGGTGATTAACATTTCCCTGCATACGGTGTCTGGCATTTCTAACACCGGCTGCTCTCCTTACCGGGCGACCTTGTACATCTGGAACTTGTGCTTTCTCAGCACCTACggataaaaacaaattactgATTGATTGACATACATATACTTGCTTCTGACATAAAGctttttaacatttatgatattaaagaTCGAGAAATTCCGAAAATCAGTGAGATAAATCCTTGCGTTCAATTATCcctttaaattaacaataaacgTCATTCAACTGTCAAGCAGCTGTTTTGGATAGGTTAAGTAGCGTGGTCACGAGTTACGATCTACTGTATCGTCTTGGAAAGAAACTATTAGCAAACAGCAGCGTACCCAGTTTACGTTGCAAGAAAACAGAGCATAAgatgattaataaaagaagcgcTGACGCGATGAACATCAACAAAGTAACATCCATTTTCAGTAAATCTGATGTGTTACACTCTTGCAGCGAGTGCAGACTTGCCGCTTGGCAAGAGGTAACGTGGCAACCAATCGCCTTGCCTTACGTACTGTTACGTGCGGAAAAACGGGCGACGATTGGTTACCACGTGGCCACGTGGGCCACTATCAgctagaaaattatattcataatttGATTTGCGAAAAACATTTGGTTACCGATGATCGATCATGTCGATGCTTCGCGGTTATCATCGAGCTCACTGGGCCCGTTATCCACAAAACTTGCTGTGAATAATATTTCGTAGGTGTCGCCCCTAAGCACGTGCATGTTTTAAAACGGTGTTTTCGAACCGGTAACGTATGAGCAGTTCTTTACAAGGAAAGAAAGGGGCACGTGCGAAACCATGAGCGAACACATGAATATATATACCTTCCACGAGAGTTTCGAGGAAAGACTAGAGGAGTACATTGAGATATTGACGACGGAGGGGAAAGTGATACCCGCCTCGCAGATCCACGAGGAATGGTCGTGCGACGTGGAGCTCGTCATAGAACCGGTTGGCTGGCAGGCATTCTGGAACATACCGCGTTCCACGTGCGAAAATTATCACATTCGTTATCCGACGGTAGTCCTGGTGGAGGTACTGGGGACGGATTATCCCACGCTGTGCGCCAGTGTGAAGATCACAGCCGTTCAGGATGATATACAGCTGCCAGAGAAGCACGAAGTGCCACTGATCGAACTGTATCCCACTATCAAACAGAAGAATACCTCCCTCGACATATTAGGTACGGAGTTCATTCTCTTGCTGAAGAAAGCGAGCCTTTATTgcagaaatataatatctcaCTCTTCGAGATGTTCACCATCTAATTTTTCTGATACCTTTCTCCATCTATCAGACagtgaaattttttcttgagaaaagaaagagaatgagggcTCAGTTTCTTCAGGAGAGCACTGACATAATTTGCATACTTGATAACAGGCACTGCACACTGCGTGGATCGACTGCGGCTCTTCTATAACCACTTGTGGATGCCATGGGATgaggatgacgacgacgacattgATTGGGTGGACCAGCATCTGAGATCAAGGCTCAGATTGTACTACGACATGCAAGGAGTCATCAATAAAGAAACGTGTGATATAATCAAGTCGTTACTCAgcgaagggagagagatacgAAACAAGATTACGATATTAGAGTGCGCATTACctgacgacgatgacgccCCGCAGGAAGAGTTGGCAAAGGAAACGTGTGCGCTCATGCAGCTTCATCTACGGCTTCAGCAGATCAAAGCAGAGATAGACGTGCTGGAGAACCCACAAATGAGAGACCTTCTTTGGAAAAACCGATCCctggaaaagaagaagaaacggagtAATAATACAGACAAGGACAAGAGCTACTACCTTGTGTGGGAGGGTGGTACAGTTAAACAATTGCAGGAAGTTTCCAACAAGATTCACACAATGTTGCCTGAGGATATGTCCATTAAGTATGCTTCGACTCcctcaaataattttaagagaatTCGGCAATCATACTTTCTACATCGTAACGTGTATTTCAGAATTTGTGGATACTTGGAGGATGTTCTCGACATAAGCGAGGTGGGTGATACTATTTTGCTAGGTGAAGGGAAACACCCTATCAAGCATTCCAGTGGACTGGGAGAGAAGGGCACGATCATAGGAATCCATGATACGGAGAAAGTTATTCTTTCTCCGAGGGAATCAGATGTTTCATCATCTTTGCTGAATTTTCACGGCACCGAGGTACTACCTGATTACATAtcccaataataataaattttatacaattttcgtAACTTAATTTTAACTGTAGCATTTTGTGCGCGGTAACAGATCCTGCTGAAAAATATCTGCATTGATTTGGAAGAACTTCAGGCGGGCATAATCATCAGGAAAGACTGTACTGCGGTCATGACTAATTGCAGAATATGTGTCTCGAGTACTAATCCAAGTAGCGTTAAGTGGGGTGTAATTGCTATGCCGGGTGCAAAATTGGTATTTAACAAGACAGTTTTTCAAGGATTAGGAACCGCAGTCGTCACTTATGCAACCAGTGAAGTGATCCTGAACGAGTGCCGCTTTGAGAAATGTTACGAGGGAGTACGGGTAAAATCACGCATACATGTCTTTCACAGTCTTTAGCAGATGCGCATTGTTCCTTCGAGATATTTATgagtataaatctttttttcagcTCACCGATAATGTTCGCTTTACCGCGACCGAGTGTTCCTTTAATAAAATCGAGTCCTGTGCTGTAGTAATGGAATCTGAAACCGTAAATCGTTCGGGGACGAAAATAGGAAGTGAGGAGATATTCGGCGAGATATCGGAAATCTCGTTCAACGAATGTAAATTtgacaaagaaaaaagtttcatGTTAAAACCAAAAAGCGCCTCTGCTTTGATGACTTTGAATAAGACGGAATCGTGATGCGACCGCGTTACTCGTCATAATAAATTCTTGTAAATTGTACATCACctcgaaaatgcaaatttttctaTGTAGAAAATGgactttataaatttttaaatttttctatgaaAATACACATCGTTACACGCAAATGTTTCACGTTTTCTCAATAAATATAGtttattcctttttattcTTGCACGTTTCTTTCATCTTTCCTTCATCTCATGATAACGTATCGATACCTCGGTAAAAACAGGTGTTCGGTGACTGTCGTTTCTCACACCAGGTGTCGTCatcattattacatttcgAATCGGCGCTGATGATGAATTTATCAGTGCGCGGCGCGTTGAATTGTGTAGGCTGGTGTATTAAATTCAGGTTAT comes from Ooceraea biroi isolate clonal line C1 chromosome 8, Obir_v5.4, whole genome shotgun sequence and encodes:
- the LOC105275637 gene encoding DDRGK domain-containing protein 1 isoform X1, with translation MDVTLLMFIASALLLLIILCSVFLQRKLGAEKAQVPDVQGRPVRRAAGVRNARHRMQGNVNHQPREEDNNREVDGGDDDAADKTEIPDHKMGAKKRAKLAAKAEKKLQREAAERDREERKKREQLLQEERDKQAEKERAEELRAEEAEKRAREEKEQREHEEYLKMKEAFSIEEEGYDEENKEYEEDLLQEFLKYIKQNKVLVLEDLAAHFGLKTASVVERIQELQANGNLTGVIDDRGKFIYISKDELHAVAKFVRQRGRVSITELAENSNSLINLTPAKSRSVSAS
- the LOC105275637 gene encoding DDRGK domain-containing protein 1 isoform X2 codes for the protein MQGNVNHQPREEDNNREVDGGDDDAADKTEIPDHKMGAKKRAKLAAKAEKKLQREAAERDREERKKREQLLQEERDKQAEKERAEELRAEEAEKRAREEKEQREHEEYLKMKEAFSIEEEGYDEENKEYEEDLLQEFLKYIKQNKVLVLEDLAAHFGLKTASVVERIQELQANGNLTGVIDDRGKFIYISKDELHAVAKFVRQRGRVSITELAENSNSLINLTPAKSRSVSAS
- the LOC113562447 gene encoding protein nessun dorma-like, with the translated sequence MSEHMNIYTFHESFEERLEEYIEILTTEGKVIPASQIHEEWSCDVELVIEPVGWQAFWNIPRSTCENYHIRYPTVVLVEVLGTDYPTLCASVKITAVQDDIQLPEKHEVPLIELYPTIKQKNTSLDILGTAHCVDRLRLFYNHLWMPWDEDDDDDIDWVDQHLRSRLRLYYDMQGVINKETCDIIKSLLSEGREIRNKITILECALPDDDDAPQEELAKETCALMQLHLRLQQIKAEIDVLENPQMRDLLWKNRSLEKKKKRSNNTDKDKSYYLVWEGGTVKQLQEVSNKIHTMLPEDMSIKICGYLEDVLDISEVGDTILLGEGKHPIKHSSGLGEKGTIIGIHDTEKVILSPRESDVSSSLLNFHGTEILLKNICIDLEELQAGIIIRKDCTAVMTNCRICVSSTNPSSVKWGVIAMPGAKLVFNKTVFQGLGTAVVTYATSEVILNECRFEKCYEGVRLTDNVRFTATECSFNKIESCAVVMESETVNRSGTKIGSEEIFGEISEISFNECKFDKEKSFMLKPKSASALMTLNKTES